The Xanthomonas indica genome has a segment encoding these proteins:
- a CDS encoding ABC transporter permease, with amino-acid sequence MTTPTDSTLPVSDATPAQRNWIALGTIVRREVKRILRIWGQTLVPPAITMTLYFLIFGGLIGSRVGDMGGYSYMQFIVPGLVMMSVIQNSYGNISSSFFGAKFGRHVEELLVSPMPNWVILWGYVAGAVLRGLMVGVIVLIIAMFFTPVRIPHPLVTLTTVLLGATIFSLAGFINAVYAKKFDDVAIVPTFILTPLTYLGGVFYSVKLLPGWAEAATHANPIFYMVNAFRYGLLGSSDVPVWVAYSLMLGFVAVLAALALWLLRRGVGLRS; translated from the coding sequence ATGACGACCCCGACCGATTCCACCCTTCCCGTTTCCGACGCCACCCCGGCCCAGCGCAACTGGATCGCGCTGGGCACCATCGTGCGCCGCGAGGTCAAGCGCATCCTGCGCATCTGGGGCCAGACCCTGGTGCCGCCGGCGATCACCATGACCCTGTACTTCCTGATCTTCGGCGGCCTGATCGGCTCGCGCGTGGGCGACATGGGCGGCTACAGCTACATGCAGTTCATCGTCCCCGGCCTGGTGATGATGAGCGTGATCCAGAACAGCTACGGCAACATCAGCTCCAGCTTCTTCGGCGCCAAGTTCGGCCGCCACGTCGAGGAACTGCTGGTCAGCCCCATGCCCAACTGGGTGATCCTGTGGGGCTACGTCGCCGGCGCCGTGCTGCGCGGGCTGATGGTCGGCGTGATCGTGCTGATCATCGCCATGTTCTTCACCCCGGTGCGCATCCCGCACCCGCTGGTGACCCTGACCACGGTGCTGCTGGGCGCGACCATCTTCTCCCTGGCCGGCTTCATCAACGCGGTCTACGCGAAGAAGTTCGACGACGTGGCGATCGTGCCGACCTTCATCCTGACCCCGCTGACCTACCTGGGCGGCGTGTTCTACTCGGTCAAGCTGCTGCCGGGCTGGGCCGAGGCCGCCACCCATGCCAACCCGATCTTCTACATGGTCAACGCCTTCCGCTACGGCCTGCTCGGCAGCAGCGACGTGCCGGTGTGGGTGGCCTACAGCCTGATGCTGGGCTTCGTCGCGGTGCTGGCGGCGCTGGCGCTGTGGCTGCTGCGGCGCGGGGTGGGGTTGCGGAGCTGA
- a CDS encoding ABC transporter ATP-binding protein, with translation MTPASTPSPQTLAPALRVRDLRKTYDNGVQALHGVSLDVLPGDFFALLGPNGAGKSTLIGIISSLVNLSAGQVEVFGTDLSSQRSAAMRLIGLVPQEINFNLFEKPFDILVNYAGFYGMPRAEAERLAEVELKRAHLWEKAQVMSRTLSGGMKRRLMIARAMMTRPRLLILDEPTAGVDIEIRRDMWRVLREINAAGTTIILTTHYLEEAESLCRNLAIIDRGRIVEQGPMRALLAKLDVEGFLLDIDGELPAQLPAIEGTTLLAQDAHTLDLDMPRAMDLNRVFAALGDAGIRVRSMRTKSNRLEELFVRLTGEHRDAATASAGATPPSATP, from the coding sequence TTGACTCCCGCATCCACTCCTTCTCCCCAGACGCTGGCGCCTGCCCTGCGCGTGCGCGACCTGCGCAAGACCTACGACAACGGCGTGCAGGCCCTGCACGGCGTGTCGCTGGACGTGCTGCCCGGCGACTTCTTCGCCCTGCTCGGCCCCAACGGCGCCGGCAAGTCCACCCTGATCGGCATCATCAGCTCGCTGGTCAACCTCAGCGCCGGCCAGGTCGAGGTGTTCGGCACCGACCTGAGCAGCCAGCGCAGCGCGGCGATGCGCCTGATCGGCCTGGTGCCGCAGGAAATCAACTTCAACCTGTTCGAGAAACCCTTCGACATCCTGGTCAACTACGCCGGCTTCTACGGCATGCCGCGCGCCGAGGCCGAGCGCCTGGCCGAAGTGGAACTCAAGCGCGCGCACCTGTGGGAGAAGGCCCAGGTGATGAGCCGCACCCTGTCTGGCGGCATGAAGCGGCGGCTGATGATCGCCCGGGCGATGATGACCCGGCCGCGCCTGCTGATCCTGGACGAACCCACCGCCGGCGTGGACATCGAAATCCGCCGCGACATGTGGCGCGTGCTGCGCGAGATCAACGCCGCCGGCACCACCATCATCCTCACCACGCACTACCTGGAGGAAGCGGAGAGCCTGTGCCGCAACCTGGCGATCATCGACCGCGGCCGCATCGTCGAGCAGGGCCCGATGCGCGCCTTGCTCGCCAAGCTGGACGTGGAAGGCTTCCTGCTGGACATCGACGGCGAACTGCCGGCGCAGCTGCCGGCGATCGAGGGCACCACCCTGCTCGCCCAGGACGCGCATACCCTGGACCTGGACATGCCGCGGGCGATGGACCTCAACCGCGTGTTCGCCGCGCTGGGCGACGCCGGCATCCGCGTGCGCTCCATGCGCACCAAGAGCAATCGCCTGGAAGAACTGTTCGTGCGCCTCACCGGCGAGCACCGCGACGCCGCCACGGCCAGCGCCGGCGCCACGCCGCCGTCCGCCACTCCCTGA